Proteins co-encoded in one Zymomonas mobilis subsp. mobilis ATCC 10988 genomic window:
- the lepA gene encoding translation elongation factor 4 yields MTPLDHIRNFSIIAHIDHGKSTLADRLIQTTGGLTAREMSEQVLDNMDIEKERGITIKAQTVRLDYTAKDGQKYVLNLMDTPGHVDFAYEVSRSLAACEGALLVVDASQGVEAQTLANVYQSIEYDHEIVPVINKIDLPAAEPEKVKQEIEEIIGLPADDAVLASAKSGIGIDDILEALVKRIPAPKGDINAPLKAMLVDSWYDPYLGVVILVRIIDGSLKKGQQIRFMQAGTTHLIDRVGCFRPKIEILDSLGPGEIGFITAQIKEVSQTAVGDTITDAKNPTSTPLPGFKQVQPVVFCGLFPVDAADFDKLKESLGKLRLNDASFSFEAENSAALGFGFRCGFLGLLHLEIIQERLSREYDLDLITTAPSVVYHLNMTHGEGSIDLHNPADMPDVTRIDSIDEPWIEATIYVPDQYLGAVLKLCQDRRGIQKDMTYVGGRVQLLYELPLNEVVFDFYDRLKSISRGYASFDYHQIGYREGDLVKMTIMVNGEVVDALSMIVHRHAAEGRGRQMCQRMKDLIPRHLFKIPIQAAIGGKVIARETIGAMRKDVTAKCYGGDISRKKKLLEKQKEGKKRMRQYGSVDIPQEAFIAALRMGDDS; encoded by the coding sequence GTGACTCCACTCGACCATATCCGCAATTTTTCGATTATTGCACATATTGATCACGGTAAATCAACATTAGCCGATCGTTTGATTCAGACAACTGGCGGCCTGACCGCTCGTGAAATGTCTGAACAAGTGCTCGATAACATGGATATCGAGAAGGAAAGGGGCATCACGATCAAGGCGCAAACAGTGCGGCTTGATTACACCGCCAAGGATGGGCAAAAATATGTCCTGAATTTGATGGACACGCCCGGCCATGTCGATTTTGCTTATGAGGTCAGTCGTTCTCTTGCCGCCTGTGAAGGGGCTTTGTTGGTGGTGGATGCGTCGCAAGGCGTTGAAGCGCAGACTTTGGCCAATGTCTATCAGTCGATCGAATATGATCACGAAATTGTGCCGGTCATCAATAAAATTGATTTGCCCGCCGCTGAACCTGAAAAGGTAAAGCAGGAAATAGAAGAAATCATCGGCTTGCCTGCTGATGATGCCGTTCTGGCCTCGGCAAAATCCGGTATCGGGATTGATGATATTCTGGAAGCCTTGGTAAAACGGATTCCGGCACCCAAAGGCGATATTAATGCCCCTTTAAAGGCAATGCTGGTTGATAGCTGGTATGATCCTTATCTGGGCGTGGTTATTTTGGTTCGGATCATTGATGGCTCTTTGAAAAAAGGTCAGCAAATCCGCTTTATGCAGGCGGGAACAACCCATCTGATTGATCGGGTTGGCTGTTTCCGTCCTAAAATTGAAATATTGGATAGTCTGGGGCCGGGTGAAATCGGCTTTATCACCGCGCAAATCAAAGAGGTCAGCCAGACCGCCGTTGGTGATACTATCACCGATGCCAAAAATCCGACTTCGACCCCGTTACCGGGCTTTAAGCAAGTCCAACCGGTGGTCTTCTGCGGGCTGTTTCCGGTGGATGCTGCCGATTTCGACAAGTTAAAAGAATCCCTCGGAAAATTGCGGTTGAATGATGCCTCCTTCTCTTTCGAGGCTGAAAATTCGGCGGCTTTGGGTTTTGGTTTTCGTTGTGGTTTTCTGGGCTTGCTTCATCTTGAAATTATTCAAGAACGCTTGTCACGCGAATATGATCTTGATCTTATCACGACCGCACCCTCCGTTGTCTATCATTTGAACATGACCCATGGGGAAGGCTCGATTGACCTTCACAACCCTGCGGATATGCCGGATGTTACCCGCATCGATTCCATTGACGAACCTTGGATTGAAGCGACAATTTACGTTCCCGATCAGTATCTGGGGGCGGTTCTGAAACTGTGTCAGGATCGGCGCGGTATCCAGAAAGATATGACCTATGTCGGCGGACGGGTGCAGCTGCTTTACGAATTGCCGCTGAACGAAGTGGTTTTTGACTTCTATGACCGTTTAAAATCAATCAGCCGTGGCTATGCCAGCTTTGACTATCATCAGATCGGTTATCGTGAGGGTGATCTCGTCAAAATGACGATTATGGTCAATGGCGAAGTGGTGGATGCCCTTTCGATGATTGTGCACCGTCATGCAGCCGAAGGGCGTGGTCGCCAGATGTGCCAACGGATGAAAGATCTTATCCCGCGCCATCTGTTTAAAATCCCGATTCAGGCGGCCATTGGCGGCAAAGTCATTGCCCGTGAAACCATTGGCGCCATGCGAAAAGATGTTACCGCCAAATGTTACGGGGGCGATATCTCTCGTAAAAAGAAACTTCTGGAAAAGCAGAAAGAAGGTAAAAAGCGGATGCGGCAATATGGTAGTGTTGATATCCCGCAAGAAGCCTTTATCGCCGCTTTACGCATGGGTGATGACAGTTAA
- a CDS encoding DUF3297 family protein: MTDTPPDHLSVFPDSEWFNADALRRGVGIRFKGQERTDVEEYSMSEGWVRVAAGRSRDRFGRPMTIKLKGEVEAFYQDAGQQAEADDSQA, encoded by the coding sequence ATGACCGATACGCCTCCCGATCATCTTTCTGTTTTTCCTGACAGTGAATGGTTCAATGCCGATGCTTTAAGACGCGGTGTTGGTATCCGTTTCAAAGGACAGGAACGGACGGATGTTGAAGAATATTCCATGTCCGAAGGCTGGGTTCGTGTCGCCGCCGGTCGGAGCCGTGACCGTTTCGGCCGTCCGATGACGATTAAATTAAAAGGCGAAGTCGAAGCCTTCTATCAGGATGCCGGTCAGCAGGCCGAAGCTGACGATAGTCAGGCCTAA
- a CDS encoding sensor histidine kinase, with translation MFAGFPLVDLRSQPFFEDKNRAFWMLQSVGWTGYFVLRALGGLANSMGLLYIVPTALATVTGYSITLLMSVAYRRLIHAKPLVTWSISIFILVMASAIFSMIEVWAHATFYRSVSMPVGIEFLGAILLDFALLIAWSALYYGINYYLMLEKHMGRIHRIEAQASAAQLAMLRYQLNPHFLFNTLNSISTLVLLKQTSRANAMLSRLSSFLRYTLANEPTAMVTLEQEVETLKLYLEIEKMRFEDRLRPHFEIDPAVAHVRLPSLLLQPLIENAIKYAVTPCENGADISVTARFENGHVRIDVVDSGPGAVEEEDSLEEIIIEAEDSSPIQPDKSNTALIPHENLEPDTPKPIVNPKKHTMSASTGVGLPNIRDRLFQTYGTDQSFQTFNRPEGGFAVVIEIPYQTEDKAVRT, from the coding sequence ATGTTCGCCGGTTTCCCGCTTGTCGATTTGCGTTCTCAACCTTTTTTTGAAGACAAAAATCGTGCCTTTTGGATGCTGCAATCTGTCGGCTGGACGGGATATTTTGTTTTAAGGGCTTTGGGCGGCCTCGCCAATTCGATGGGGCTGCTCTATATTGTGCCAACGGCACTTGCGACCGTTACCGGCTATTCCATTACCTTATTGATGTCAGTTGCCTATCGTCGATTGATCCATGCCAAACCCTTGGTGACATGGAGCATTTCGATCTTTATTCTGGTTATGGCTTCGGCAATCTTTTCGATGATTGAAGTCTGGGCGCATGCGACCTTTTACCGATCGGTTTCGATGCCCGTCGGTATTGAATTTTTGGGCGCTATCCTGCTTGATTTCGCGCTTCTGATTGCATGGTCGGCGCTTTATTATGGCATCAATTATTATCTGATGCTTGAAAAGCATATGGGGCGGATTCATCGTATCGAGGCACAGGCTTCCGCTGCTCAGCTTGCGATGCTGCGTTACCAGCTTAACCCCCATTTCCTATTTAATACCTTGAATTCCATTTCGACCTTGGTGCTTTTGAAACAGACCAGTCGTGCGAATGCGATGCTTTCCCGATTATCTTCTTTCTTGCGCTATACTTTGGCAAATGAACCCACAGCGATGGTGACGCTGGAACAAGAGGTTGAAACTCTTAAACTCTATCTTGAAATCGAAAAGATGCGGTTTGAAGATCGTCTTCGGCCACATTTCGAGATTGATCCTGCGGTTGCGCATGTGCGCTTGCCGTCTTTATTGCTGCAACCTTTGATCGAAAATGCCATCAAATATGCGGTGACACCTTGTGAAAACGGGGCAGATATTTCGGTAACGGCGCGTTTTGAAAATGGCCATGTCCGAATAGATGTTGTGGATAGCGGCCCCGGTGCGGTCGAAGAAGAAGATTCGCTGGAAGAAATTATTATCGAAGCAGAAGATTCATCCCCCATACAGCCGGATAAGAGCAATACCGCCCTTATACCGCATGAAAATCTGGAACCCGATACCCCAAAGCCGATAGTAAACCCGAAAAAACACACTATGTCAGCTTCAACAGGTGTTGGTCTCCCTAATATTAGGGACAGGCTTTTTCAGACATACGGAACAGATCAAAGCTTTCAGACCTTTAACAGGCCAGAAGGTGGTTTCGCTGTCGTTATAGAAATACCTTACCAGACGGAAGATAAAGCAGTCAGGACGTAA